One segment of Brassica napus cultivar Da-Ae chromosome C3, Da-Ae, whole genome shotgun sequence DNA contains the following:
- the LOC106409073 gene encoding uncharacterized protein LOC106409073 — protein sequence MVKPIPITTVLRGASAAASKFVKSSKPIRPVSSNNTMASPDKDSSAATTSSGSSRRSVPLSAVVSDCAKRWFEDTLEEAKAGNITMQVVLGQMYNSGYGVPKDARKGRVWITKASKVRSSVWKVMNKRPGYNASDSDSHSE from the exons atggtAAAACCAATTCCTATCACAACAGTTCTAAGAGGTGCGTCCGCCGCAGCATCCAAATTCGTCAAATCGTCGAAACCGATCCGACCCGTATCCTCCAACAACACCATGGCCAGTCCCGACAAAGACTCCTCCGCCGCCACCACCTCCAGCGGCAGTAGCCGCCGCAGCGTCCCACTTTCCGCTGTAGTATCGGATTGTGCGAAACGGTGGTTTGAAGACACACTTGAAGAAGCAAAAGCTGGGAACATCACTATGCAAGTTGTATTGGGTCAGATGTATAACTCTGGCTACGGAGTTCCCAAAGATGCTCGAAAG GGGAGGGTTTGGATTACGAAAGCATCAAAAGTTCGTTCGTCTGTGTGGAAAGTTATGAATAAACGACCAG GTTACAACGCAAGTGATTCAGATTCGCATTCTGAGTAG
- the LOC106410925 gene encoding probable WRKY transcription factor 33 (The RefSeq protein has 2 substitutions compared to this genomic sequence), whose translation MAASSLLPIDNNTTRQNMSGSANWSRRSSASLEDLEIPNFRSFAPSSVSISPSTCFSPSVFLDSPAFVASSANVLASPTTGALITNERNQKNVTKEEKNNNNNINYFDFSFQTQSSTLSAPTTTATNSSIFQSQEQERKNQSDQWSQTLNNSNNQQAGSYNGREQRKGEDGYNWRKYGQKQVKGSENPRSYYKCTFPSCPTKKKVERSLEGQITEIVYKGSHNHPKPQSTRRSSSSSSSTFHSAVFNASLDNSFSHSDSLAIQQDDNTTSGSVGDDEFERGSSVVSREEECGSEPEAKKWKGESETNGGNGNGSKTVREPRIVVQTTSDIDILDDGYRWRKYGQKVVKGNPNPRSYYKCTTIGCPVRKHVERASQDLRAVITTYEGKHNHDVPAARGSGYATNRQVQDPSSAPIRPAAIAGHTNYTTSRPPYTLQMLQNNNNTNAGRFGYAMNSHNNIQTQQNEFVGGGFSRAKEEPNDESSSFFDSFLS comes from the exons atgGCTGCTTCTTCCCTCCTTCCTATAGACAATAACACAACCAGACAAAACATGAGTGGTTCTGCTAACTGGTCACGAAGATCATCAGCATCTTTGGAAGATCTTGAGATCCCAAACTTTAGATCTTTTGCTCCTTCTTCAGTCTCAATCTCTCCTTCAACTTGTTTCAGTCCCTCTGTTTTCCTTGATTCCCCTGCTTTTGTTGCCTCCTCTGCTAAC gttctTGCTTCTCCAACCACAGGAGCTCTTATTACAAACGAAAGGAATCAGAAAAATGTAACGAAGGAAgagaagaacaacaacaacaacattaaCTTCTTCGATTTCTCATTTCAGACACAATCATCAGCACTTTCTGcaccaacaacaacagcaacaaaCAGTTCTATCTTTCAGTCACAG GAACAAGAGAGGAAGAACCAGTCAGATCAATGGAGCCAAACTCTAAACAACAGCAACAATCAACAAGCTGGTTCTTACAATGGAAGggagcaaaggaaaggagaggATGGTTACAACTGGAGAAAGTACGGTCAGAAACAGGTGAAAGGGAGCGAGAATCCTCGGAGTTATTACAAGTGTACTTTCCCAAGCTGTCCGACAAAGAAGAAAGTCGAGAGATCTTTGGAAGGTCAGATCACAGAGATTGTCTATAAGGGAAGCCATAACCATCCCAAGCCTCAGTCCACTAGaagatcatcatcttcttcttcatcgacaTTTCATTCAGCTGTGTTCAATGCCAGCCTTGATAATAGTTTCAGTCACTCTGATTCCCTTGCAATCCAACAAGATGATAACACTACTTCTGGTTCTGTTGGAGACGATGAGTTTGAACGAGGCTCATCGGTTGTCAGCAGAGAAGAAGAATGTGGGAGTGAACCTGAAGCAAAGAAATG GAAAGGAGAAAGTGAAACAAACGGTGGGAATGGTAATGGAAGCAAGACAGTGAGAGAGCCAAGAATTGTTGTGCAGACAACAAGTGATATCGACATTCTTGACGACGGTTACAGATGGAGAAAATACGGCCAAAAAGTCGTTAAAGGAAACCCAAATCCAAg AAGCTACTACAAGTGCACAACCATCGGTTGTCCAGTGAGAAAACACGTTGAGAGAGCATCACAAGATCTGAGAGCAGTAATCACAACCTACGAAGGGAAACATAACCACGACGTACCTGCAGCTCGTGGTAGCGGTTACGCCACAAACAGGCAGGTGCAAGACCCTTCTTCAGCCCCAATTAGACCAGCTGCTATAGCTGGTCACACCAACTACACTACTTCTCGACCACCATATAcgctccagatgcttcaaaacaacaacaacactaatGCAGGGCGTTTTGGTTACGCTATGAACAGTCACAACAACATTCAAACGCAACAAAACGAGTTTGTTGGTGGTGGATTCTCTAGAGCAAAAGAAGAACCAAACGATGAGTCCTCCTCGTTTTTTGATTCGTTCTTGTCGTGA
- the LOC106408307 gene encoding CASP-like protein 4B1: MGHGSTKWFIWVNGSTWVVSTWVGSIITHFDTPKPALPIFPDSSHNRFQSIFDRWTSILLDFSGDQIVAYLLISAASSAIPLTNRFREGQDNIFTDSAASAITMAVLAFLSLALSALFSGYKLSTTHSFV, from the exons ATGGGTCATGGGTCAACCAAATGG TTCATTTGGGTTAATGGGTCAACTTGGGTTGTGTCAACTTGGGTTGGGTCAATCATAacccattttgacacccctaagCCCGCCCTGCCTATCTTCCCCGATTCTTCACACAACCGATTCCAATCAATCTTTGATCGCTGGACATCTATCTTGCTCGATTTCTCCGGCGACCAG ATTGTAGCGTATCTTCTCATATCAGCCGCGTCCTCTGCGATTCCGTTGACTAATAGATTCAGAGAAGGTCAAGATAACATTTTCACTGACTCTGCTGCTTCGGCTATCACCATGGCTGTCTTGGCTTTCCTCTCTTTAGCTCTCTCTGCTCTCTTCTCTGGTTACAAACTCTCTACTACTCATTCTTTTGTCTGA
- the LOC106409607 gene encoding CBL-interacting serine/threonine-protein kinase 22, with amino-acid sequence MAEEDSSDSIIVNVDGDDNKSALFGKYDIKKHLGSGAFAKVYEAEDLHNKGQSVAIKVVQKKRLKDGLTAHVKREISVMRRLRNPHIVLLSEVLATKTKIYFVMELAQGGELFSRVSSNRFTESLSRKYFRQLISAVRYCHARGVFHRDLKPENLLLDERRDLKVSDFGLSAMKEQIKADGMLHTLCGTPAYVAPELLTKKGYDGSKADIWSCGVVLFLLNAGYLPFRDPNISGLYRKIRMAQYRMPEWTSSGLRHILSRLLEPDPEKRITVEEILKDPWFNHGVDPSEMIGMQADDYDLEESGKKLNAFELIASSSTANLAGLFGNFVTPDHCDQFISDENPAEIMVKVVEVAKKMNLRIAKKKERAVKLEGPQGVANIVVKIRRLTDELVMVEMKNKQRDVGIVWADELRQKLRRLINQPVNRVPDKP; translated from the coding sequence ATGGCCGAAGAAGACTCTTCCGACTCCATCATCGTCAACGTCGACGGAGATGACAACAAATCAGCGTTATTCGGCAAGTACGACATCAAGAAGCATCTCGGCAGCGGCGCGTTTGCCAAAGTCTACGAAGCGGAGGATCTGCACAACAAGGGCCAAAGCGTTGCGATCAAAGTCGTCCAAAAGAAGCGTTTGAAAGACGGACTCACGGCGCACGTCAAGAGAGAGATCTCCGTCATGCGCCGCCTCCGCAACCCTCACATCGTCCTCCTCTCCGAAGTCCTCGCCACCAAGACGAAGATCTACTTCGTCATGGAGCTAGCCCAAGGCGGCGAGCTCTTCTCCAGAGTCTCGAGCAACCGTTTCACGGAGAGTCTCAGCCGGAAGTATTTCCGCCAGCTGATCTCCGCCGTGAGGTACTGCCACGCGAGAGGCGTTTTCCACCGCGATTTGAAACCGGAGAATCTCCTCCTCGACGAGAGGCGAGACCTTAAGGTTTCTGACTTCGGTCTGAGCGCGATGAAAGAGCAGATCAAAGCCGACGGGATGCTCCACACGCTTTGTGGAACTCCTGCTTACGTGGCGCCGGAGCTTCTCACGAAGAAAGGCTACGACGGTTCCAAGGCGGACATATGGTCGTGCGGCGTCGTTTTGTTCCTTCTAAACGCCGGTTACTTGCCCTTTAGAGATCCCAACATCTCCGGACTGTACCGGAAAATTCGCATGGCGCAATACAGAATGCCGGAGTGGACTTCTTCCGGTCTCCGACATATCCTCAGCCGCCTCTTGGAGCCTGATCCGGAGAAACGGATCACCGTTGAGGAGATTCTAAAGGATCCATGGTTCAACCACGGCGTAGATCCGAGTGAGATGATAGGTATGCAAGCAGACGATTACGACCTAGAAGAAAGCGGGAAGAAACTAAACGCCTTCGAGTTGATTGCGTCTTCATCGACAGCTAACCTCGCAGGTTTGTTCGGAAACTTTGTGACGCCGGATCATTGTGATCAGTTTATCTCCGATGAGAATCCGGCGGAGATTATGGTTAAGGTTGTGGAGGTTGCGAAGAAGATGAATCTGAGGATTgcgaagaagaaagagagagcgGTGAAGCTGGAAGGGCCACAAGGAGTAGCTAATATCGTAGTTAAGATTCGGAGACTAACGGATGAGTTAGTGATggtggagatgaagaacaagCAAAGAGACGTTGGGATAGTTTGGGCTGATGAGCTTAGGCAAAAGCTACGTCGTTTGATTAACCAACCGGTTAATAGGGTTCCTGACAAACCGTAA